One Mycolicibacterium goodii genomic region harbors:
- the pcaB gene encoding 3-carboxy-cis,cis-muconate cycloisomerase → MTDLLWPGDHRAGVLMSDRALLDAMVAVEDAWLNLLVDAGQAPATARADLTSLTAADDIEAVAADAEADGNPVVGLVALLRDRAGGEAARWLHRGLTSQDVIDTALMMCLRDALGVVRDELTANVRVLVELIETHRDDAMLARTLTQPALPSTVAVKFANWLCGVVDAADTLAALPPLPVQAGGAAGTLAAATELLGSPDAAVTVTDALAEALGLVPARPWHTTRAIVTRTGDALIGCCDACGHIAADVATGSRSEIGEFAEGTGGGSSTMPHKHNPVLSVLIRRAALTAPALGATLHAASAASVDERSDGGWHAEWATLRTLARRTVVAVRQTGDLLADLHLDAERARANLAAAGDLLAEQRVMSELVGRAPRSDYLGAAGHLVDAIVRRARRQLKETM, encoded by the coding sequence GTGACCGACCTGCTGTGGCCCGGGGACCATCGGGCCGGCGTTCTCATGAGCGACCGCGCGTTGCTCGACGCCATGGTCGCCGTCGAAGATGCCTGGCTGAACCTGCTCGTCGACGCGGGCCAGGCGCCGGCGACGGCACGCGCCGACCTGACGAGTCTGACAGCCGCCGACGACATCGAGGCGGTGGCAGCGGATGCGGAGGCCGACGGCAATCCCGTCGTCGGACTGGTTGCGCTGTTGCGTGATCGAGCAGGCGGTGAGGCGGCGCGATGGCTGCACCGGGGTCTGACGAGCCAGGACGTCATCGACACCGCGCTGATGATGTGTCTGCGCGACGCGCTCGGCGTCGTCCGCGACGAGTTGACCGCCAACGTGCGGGTGCTCGTCGAATTGATCGAGACCCACCGCGACGATGCGATGCTGGCACGCACCCTGACCCAGCCCGCACTGCCGAGCACGGTCGCGGTGAAGTTCGCCAACTGGCTCTGCGGTGTGGTCGACGCCGCCGACACGTTGGCGGCACTGCCGCCGTTGCCCGTGCAGGCCGGTGGCGCCGCCGGAACTCTCGCGGCCGCAACGGAACTGCTGGGTTCTCCGGACGCGGCCGTGACCGTGACCGATGCGCTCGCGGAGGCCTTGGGATTGGTGCCTGCCCGACCCTGGCACACCACCAGGGCGATCGTGACCCGCACCGGCGATGCGCTCATCGGCTGCTGTGACGCGTGCGGTCACATCGCCGCCGATGTCGCCACGGGCAGCAGATCCGAGATCGGTGAGTTCGCCGAGGGGACAGGTGGAGGCTCCTCCACCATGCCACACAAGCACAACCCGGTGTTGTCGGTGCTGATCCGCCGGGCCGCGCTGACAGCACCCGCGCTGGGCGCCACCCTTCACGCGGCATCCGCGGCCAGTGTCGACGAGCGTTCCGACGGTGGGTGGCATGCCGAATGGGCGACCCTGCGTACGTTGGCCAGGCGTACCGTCGTCGCGGTGCGTCAGACAGGTGATCTGCTGGCAGATTTGCACCTCGACGCGGAACGGGCGCGTGCGAACCTGGCCGCGGCAGGTGACCTGTTGGCCGAGCAGCGGGTGATGAGCGAACTCGTGGGGCGGGCACCACGATCGGACTATCTGGGCGCGGCGGGCCATCTCGTCGATGCCATCGTTCGACGGGCCCGCCGACAGTTGAAGGAGACGATGTGA
- the pcaG gene encoding protocatechuate 3,4-dioxygenase subunit alpha, whose amino-acid sequence MMSTLSATPGQTVGPFYGYALPIAGGNELVPPRTPGAIRLHGQVTDGAGTPVPDALLEIWQADADGVVPTETGSLCRDGWTFTGWGRAGTDGEGRYTFSTVKPGPVQPGSAPFIAMTVFARGLLNRLFTRVYLPGPHLADEPLLSSLPVDRRESLIAVPDDDGLRFDIRLQGEHETVFLRFPGHMP is encoded by the coding sequence ATGATGAGCACACTGTCCGCAACACCCGGCCAGACCGTCGGCCCGTTCTACGGGTACGCCCTGCCGATCGCCGGGGGCAACGAACTCGTACCGCCGCGCACACCCGGTGCCATTCGCCTGCACGGGCAGGTTACCGACGGTGCGGGCACGCCCGTACCGGATGCGCTGCTGGAGATCTGGCAGGCCGACGCCGACGGCGTGGTGCCCACCGAGACCGGATCACTGTGCCGCGACGGCTGGACCTTCACAGGGTGGGGACGGGCAGGCACCGACGGTGAAGGTCGATACACCTTCTCGACGGTGAAACCGGGGCCGGTACAACCTGGTTCGGCTCCGTTCATCGCCATGACGGTTTTCGCACGAGGTCTGCTCAACCGGCTGTTCACCCGGGTGTATCTGCCTGGTCCGCACCTCGCGGACGAACCACTGCTGTCATCGCTGCCCGTCGACCGCCGAGAGAGCCTGATCGCCGTGCCGGATGACGACGGCCTTCGCTTCGACATCCGGTTGCAAGGCGAACACGAAACCGTCTTCCTCCGCTTCCCGGGGCACATGCCGTGA
- the pcaH gene encoding protocatechuate 3,4-dioxygenase subunit beta, with protein sequence MTVLSQADINAEIDDIAVSYHRTGLEESQPRLNYPPYRSSVLRHPKAELQQVDPEGVELAAPCFGLRDVQEHESDLTIQHTGEPIGERIVVTGRIVDGDGRPVRRQLVEIWQANAGGRYRHQRDQHPAPLDPNFTGVGRCLTDDDGNYRFTTIKPGPYPWRNHHNAWRPAHIHFSLFGNEFTQRMVTQMYFPGDPLFAFDPIYQSITDSKARERLVATYDHDVTTHEWATGYRWDIVLTGSLRTPMEA encoded by the coding sequence ATGACCGTTCTGAGTCAAGCCGACATCAATGCGGAGATCGATGACATCGCGGTGTCCTACCACCGCACGGGACTCGAAGAGTCCCAGCCGCGGCTGAACTATCCGCCGTATCGGAGCAGCGTCCTGCGACATCCGAAAGCTGAACTGCAGCAAGTGGATCCGGAGGGCGTCGAGTTGGCGGCCCCGTGCTTCGGCCTGCGCGACGTGCAGGAGCACGAATCGGATCTGACGATCCAGCACACCGGTGAGCCGATCGGCGAACGCATCGTGGTGACCGGCCGGATCGTCGACGGCGACGGCAGGCCCGTGCGTCGCCAACTCGTCGAGATCTGGCAGGCGAACGCCGGCGGACGCTACCGTCACCAACGCGACCAGCACCCGGCGCCCCTCGATCCGAATTTCACCGGTGTGGGACGTTGTCTCACCGACGACGACGGCAACTATCGTTTCACCACCATCAAGCCGGGCCCGTACCCGTGGCGGAACCACCACAATGCGTGGCGCCCGGCGCACATCCATTTCTCGCTGTTCGGAAACGAATTCACGCAGCGGATGGTCACACAGATGTACTTCCCCGGTGATCCTCTGTTCGCGTTCGACCCGATCTACCAGTCGATCACCGACAGCAAGGCGCGCGAACGTCTGGTCGCCACCTACGACCACGACGTCACGACGCACGAGTGGGCCACCGGCTACCGGTGGGACATCGTGCTGACCGGTTCGCTGCGCACGCCGATGGAGGCATGA
- a CDS encoding IclR family transcriptional regulator, with protein MADDSSRTVAARLLAVVGAFDERHRSLSLSEIARRTSLPLSTAHRLTGALVDGGALQRRDDGRYVIGRLVWQAGLLAPVEGPLRQVAEPYLHDVYAMTMATVHLAVRDGDEVLYLLRIRGRASVPIVSTVGSRLPMHCTGVGKVLLAHAPPEVQDRVLSNLRPVTPRTITQPVMLQQQLRRIRADGIATTSEEMSIGAHSLAVPVIRASDNAVVASIGVVVPSLRRDRQRSVQALQSAARGIGRVL; from the coding sequence ATGGCCGATGATTCGTCACGCACGGTCGCCGCGCGGCTTCTGGCCGTGGTGGGCGCGTTCGACGAACGTCACCGCAGCCTGTCGCTGTCGGAGATCGCGCGCCGTACCTCGCTCCCGCTCTCCACGGCGCATCGGCTGACCGGTGCCCTCGTCGACGGCGGGGCGTTGCAGCGTCGCGACGACGGTCGGTACGTGATCGGCCGCCTCGTCTGGCAGGCGGGTCTGCTCGCGCCCGTGGAAGGTCCGCTCCGGCAGGTGGCCGAACCGTATCTGCACGACGTGTACGCCATGACGATGGCCACCGTGCACCTGGCCGTCCGCGACGGTGACGAGGTGCTCTACCTGTTGCGGATCCGCGGGCGCGCCTCGGTGCCGATCGTCAGCACCGTCGGCAGCAGGCTCCCCATGCACTGCACGGGTGTCGGCAAGGTGCTCCTGGCACACGCACCCCCTGAGGTCCAAGACCGCGTGCTGTCCAACCTGCGCCCCGTCACGCCGAGGACGATCACACAACCGGTCATGCTGCAGCAACAGCTACGCCGCATCCGCGCCGACGGCATCGCCACGACCAGTGAGGAGATGTCGATCGGTGCACATTCATTGGCGGTACCGGTGATCCGCGCCTCGGACAACGCCGTCGTCGCATCGATCGGCGTCGTCGTGCCGTCGCTCCGACGCGACCGCCAGCGGTCGGTGCAGGCCTTGCAGAGTGCGGCCCGCGGTATCGGGCGCGTCCTTTGA
- a CDS encoding FadR/GntR family transcriptional regulator, giving the protein MTAEPDPQPAPEAADALLRPVRLGNAFEDTVGRLLETIRLGVLGPGDSLPPERELATRLGVSRDTVREAIKSLADAGYLVSRRGRYGGTFLADELPSHTANTPHPAREDIDDALRLREILEVGAARMAAGRTLSAAERDGLWSRLADVRAAEGTDDYRRLDSRLHLAIAEAAGSPSLVPLVAENRMRINALLDRIPLLRRNIDHSDEQHEAIVMAILAGDADRAAAAMLDHVSGSAALLHGFLD; this is encoded by the coding sequence ATGACTGCCGAACCCGACCCCCAGCCCGCCCCGGAGGCGGCCGACGCGCTGCTGCGGCCGGTGCGCCTCGGCAACGCCTTCGAGGACACCGTGGGCCGGCTGCTGGAGACCATCCGGCTCGGGGTGCTCGGGCCCGGCGACTCCCTGCCGCCCGAGCGCGAACTCGCCACCCGCCTCGGTGTCAGTCGCGACACCGTGCGGGAGGCGATCAAGTCGCTGGCCGACGCGGGCTACCTGGTGTCGCGGCGTGGACGCTACGGCGGCACGTTCCTGGCCGACGAGCTCCCGAGCCACACCGCAAACACCCCACATCCGGCGCGCGAGGACATCGACGACGCGCTGCGTCTGCGCGAGATCCTCGAGGTGGGGGCCGCGCGCATGGCGGCGGGTCGCACACTGAGTGCCGCCGAACGTGACGGCCTGTGGTCGCGGCTGGCCGACGTGCGTGCCGCGGAGGGCACCGACGACTACCGCCGCCTGGACTCGCGGCTGCACCTGGCGATCGCCGAGGCCGCCGGGTCACCGTCCCTGGTGCCGTTGGTGGCCGAGAACCGCATGCGGATCAACGCACTGCTCGACCGGATCCCGTTGTTGCGCCGCAACATCGACCACTCCGACGAGCAGCACGAAGCCATAGTGATGGCGATCCTCGCCGGCGACGCCGACCGCGCGGCCGCGGCGATGCTCGACCACGTGTCGGGTTCGGCCGCACTGCTGCACGGCTTCCTGGATTGA
- a CDS encoding 3-oxoacyl-ACP reductase: MMDLTQRLADKVAVITGGASGIGLATGRRLRAEGATVVVGDIDPTTGKAAADELEGLFVPVDVSEQEAVDNLFDTAASTFGRIDIAFNNAGISPPEDDLIENTELPAWQRVQDINLKSVYLSCRAALRHMVPAGKGSIINTASFVAVMGSATSQISYTASKGGVLAMSRELGVQYARQGIRVNALCPGPVNTPLLQELFAKDPERAARRLVHIPLGRFAEPEELAAAVAFLASDDASFITGSTFLVDGGISSAYVTPL, from the coding sequence CTGATGGACCTGACCCAACGACTCGCCGACAAGGTCGCCGTGATCACCGGCGGCGCAAGCGGTATCGGCCTGGCCACCGGTCGCCGGCTGCGTGCCGAAGGCGCCACCGTCGTGGTGGGCGACATCGACCCCACCACCGGCAAGGCCGCCGCCGACGAACTCGAAGGCCTGTTCGTGCCTGTGGACGTCTCCGAACAAGAGGCCGTCGACAACCTGTTCGACACCGCCGCTTCGACTTTCGGGCGGATCGACATCGCGTTCAACAACGCGGGCATCTCGCCCCCTGAGGACGACCTGATCGAGAACACCGAGCTGCCGGCGTGGCAGCGCGTCCAGGACATCAACCTCAAGTCGGTGTACCTGTCGTGCCGCGCGGCGCTGCGGCACATGGTGCCCGCAGGCAAGGGGTCGATCATCAACACCGCGTCGTTCGTCGCGGTGATGGGCTCGGCGACATCGCAGATCTCCTACACCGCGTCCAAGGGCGGGGTGCTGGCCATGTCGCGCGAACTGGGCGTGCAGTATGCCCGGCAGGGCATCCGGGTCAACGCACTGTGCCCGGGGCCGGTCAACACACCGTTGCTGCAGGAGTTGTTCGCCAAGGATCCCGAGCGCGCGGCCCGCAGGCTCGTGCACATCCCGCTGGGCCGGTTCGCCGAACCGGAGGAACTCGCCGCCGCGGTCGCGTTCCTGGCCAGTGACGACGCGTCGTTCATCACCGGATCCACGTTCCTGGTCGACGGCGGGATCAGCTCCGCCTACGTGACACCCCTTTAG
- a CDS encoding aldehyde dehydrogenase family protein, with translation MTACEVINPATEQVLTTIDLLDEAAVDDAVARAAVAQRRWAALAPADRAAALRAFAVAVEQHIDELAALEVANSGHPIGQAEWEAGHVRDVLNFYAATPERLSGKQIPVAGGLDVTFNEPLGVVGVITPWNFPMTIAAWGFAPALAAGCAVLLKPAEWTPLTTIRLGEIARGSGLPEDLFQVLPGRGSVVGERFVSHPGIRKVVFTGSTEVGRRVMAGAAAHIKRVTLELGGKSANIIFDDCDLEKAAATAPYGVFDNAGQDCCSRSRILVQRSVYDRFMELLEPAVKGVVVGDPAVRDTEMGPLVSRPHWESVRSYVPDDAAVAFRGSAPAGPGFWFPPTVLTPSRTDRTVTEEIFGPVVTVLPFDDEADAIGLANDTAYGLSGSIWTDNVSRAIRVSRAVEAGNLSVNSHSSVRYNTPFGGFKQSGLGRELGPDAPLSFTETKNVFIAV, from the coding sequence ATGACCGCGTGCGAGGTGATCAACCCGGCGACCGAGCAGGTACTGACGACAATCGATCTGCTCGACGAGGCGGCCGTCGACGATGCCGTGGCGCGTGCGGCGGTGGCGCAGCGCCGCTGGGCCGCGCTCGCCCCTGCCGACCGGGCCGCGGCCTTGCGCGCGTTCGCCGTCGCCGTCGAGCAGCACATCGACGAACTCGCGGCGTTGGAGGTGGCCAACTCTGGGCATCCCATCGGGCAGGCCGAGTGGGAGGCGGGGCACGTCCGTGACGTGCTGAACTTCTACGCGGCGACCCCGGAACGGTTGTCGGGCAAGCAGATCCCGGTCGCCGGCGGGCTGGACGTGACCTTCAACGAGCCACTGGGCGTCGTCGGGGTCATCACGCCGTGGAACTTCCCGATGACGATCGCGGCGTGGGGTTTCGCGCCCGCGCTCGCCGCCGGTTGCGCGGTGCTGCTCAAACCGGCCGAGTGGACACCGCTGACCACGATCAGGCTCGGCGAGATCGCCCGCGGATCGGGGCTGCCCGAGGATCTGTTCCAGGTGCTGCCGGGCAGGGGCTCGGTGGTCGGCGAGCGGTTCGTCAGCCATCCAGGTATCCGCAAGGTGGTGTTCACCGGATCCACCGAGGTGGGCCGACGCGTGATGGCGGGCGCTGCGGCGCACATCAAGCGCGTCACCCTCGAGCTCGGCGGCAAGAGCGCGAACATCATCTTCGACGACTGCGATCTGGAGAAGGCCGCCGCGACCGCCCCGTACGGGGTCTTCGACAACGCCGGGCAGGATTGCTGCTCACGCAGCCGGATCCTGGTGCAACGCAGTGTGTATGACCGTTTCATGGAACTGCTCGAGCCCGCGGTGAAAGGTGTGGTGGTGGGAGACCCCGCCGTGCGTGACACCGAGATGGGCCCGCTGGTGTCACGTCCACACTGGGAATCGGTGCGCTCCTACGTTCCGGACGACGCTGCGGTCGCTTTCCGCGGGTCGGCCCCCGCCGGTCCGGGTTTCTGGTTCCCTCCGACGGTGTTGACCCCCTCGCGCACCGACCGCACGGTGACCGAGGAAATCTTCGGTCCGGTGGTCACGGTGCTCCCGTTCGACGACGAGGCCGACGCCATCGGGCTGGCCAACGACACCGCATACGGGCTGTCCGGGTCGATCTGGACCGACAACGTCTCGCGGGCGATTCGCGTGTCCCGCGCGGTGGAAGCGGGCAACCTCAGCGTCAATTCACACTCCTCGGTGCGATACAACACGCCGTTCGGCGGGTTCAAGCAGTCGGGTCTCGGACGCGAACTCGGCCCGGACGCGCCATTGTCGTTCACCGAGACCAAGAACGTCTTCATAGCCGTATGA
- a CDS encoding gamma-glutamyl-gamma-aminobutyrate hydrolase family protein produces the protein MTTYLQQAQTGVWDVRASFLPQIYFTGVNLAGGIAVLLPPQPVDGDVADRVLDRLDGLVITGGPDVDPSRYGQQPHPQTNEPARERDEWEFALLTGALARGIPVLGVCRGAQVLNTALGGTLHQHLPDVIGHTHHQKGNAIFGTSDVRTVPGTRLASLIGERSDAQCYHHQAIDRLGDGLVVSARDADGVIEAVEVPGEHFVLGVQWHPEERLDDLRLFRAVVEAAKAYVTERVS, from the coding sequence ATGACCACATATCTGCAGCAGGCGCAGACCGGCGTGTGGGATGTGCGCGCGAGTTTCCTGCCGCAGATCTACTTCACCGGCGTGAATCTGGCAGGCGGCATCGCGGTGCTGTTGCCGCCGCAGCCCGTCGACGGCGACGTCGCAGACCGCGTGCTGGACCGGCTCGACGGTCTGGTTATCACCGGTGGACCCGACGTCGACCCGTCCCGCTACGGCCAGCAACCGCATCCGCAGACCAACGAGCCTGCGCGTGAGCGCGACGAATGGGAGTTCGCGTTGCTCACGGGCGCGTTGGCGCGCGGCATCCCGGTGCTCGGCGTGTGCCGGGGCGCCCAGGTGCTCAACACCGCGCTCGGAGGCACGCTGCACCAGCACCTGCCCGATGTCATCGGCCACACCCACCACCAGAAGGGCAACGCGATCTTCGGCACCTCCGATGTGCGGACCGTCCCCGGCACCAGGCTCGCGTCGCTGATCGGGGAGCGCTCCGACGCGCAGTGCTACCACCACCAGGCGATCGACCGGCTCGGCGACGGACTCGTGGTCAGTGCACGAGACGCCGACGGGGTGATCGAGGCGGTCGAGGTGCCCGGCGAACACTTCGTGCTGGGCGTGCAGTGGCATCCCGAAGAACGCCTGGACGATCTACGGCTGTTCAGGGCCGTGGTGGAGGCGGCCAAAGCCTATGTGACAGAAAGGGTCTCATGA
- a CDS encoding glutamine synthetase family protein, whose protein sequence is MSPNPGMLTQDRLVQLVTDGEIDTVIVAFCDMQGRLTGKRVSARLFVEEVAANGCECCNYLLAVDVDMNTVDGYAVSSWETGYGDMVMTPDFSTLRRIPWLPGTALVMADLSWLDGKPVAVAPRSILNHQIDRLAERGLVPYVGTELEFMVFDDSFRQAWSSGYHNLTPATDYNVDYAIHASTRMEPLLRDIRRGMEGAGMYCEGVKGECNLGQQEIAFRYDHARVTCDNHTIYRNGAKEIADQHGKSLTFMAKFDEREGNSCHIHISLRGADEDGAAVFADDSDPHGMSPLFRSFIAGILATLRELTLFYAPNVNSYKRFVDGSFAPTAVAWGFDNRTCALRVVGHGHAMRVECRAPGGDVNQYLAVSALIAGGLYGIQRDLELPEPMTGNAYTSGAERLPTTLAEAADLFAKSEVARAAFGDEVVEHYLNYARVELAAFNAAVTDWERVRGFERL, encoded by the coding sequence ATGAGCCCCAACCCGGGCATGCTGACACAGGACCGACTTGTGCAGCTGGTCACAGACGGCGAGATCGACACGGTGATCGTGGCGTTCTGCGACATGCAGGGCAGGCTGACCGGTAAACGGGTGTCGGCTCGGTTGTTCGTCGAAGAGGTAGCCGCCAACGGTTGCGAGTGTTGCAACTACCTCTTGGCCGTCGACGTCGATATGAACACCGTCGACGGGTACGCGGTCTCGAGTTGGGAGACCGGCTACGGCGACATGGTCATGACGCCGGACTTCTCGACGTTGCGCCGCATTCCGTGGTTGCCCGGTACGGCGCTGGTGATGGCCGACCTGTCGTGGTTGGACGGCAAACCCGTCGCGGTCGCACCCCGCAGCATCCTCAACCACCAGATCGACCGCCTCGCCGAACGCGGCCTCGTGCCGTATGTGGGCACCGAGTTGGAGTTCATGGTCTTCGACGACAGCTTCCGGCAGGCCTGGTCGTCCGGGTACCACAACCTCACCCCGGCCACCGACTACAACGTCGACTACGCCATCCACGCGTCCACCCGCATGGAACCGTTGCTGCGCGACATCCGCCGCGGCATGGAGGGTGCGGGCATGTACTGCGAGGGGGTCAAGGGCGAGTGCAACCTGGGGCAGCAGGAGATCGCCTTCCGCTATGACCACGCCCGGGTGACGTGTGACAACCACACGATCTACCGCAACGGCGCCAAGGAGATCGCCGACCAGCATGGCAAGAGCCTCACGTTCATGGCGAAATTCGACGAACGCGAAGGCAACAGCTGCCACATCCACATCTCGCTGCGTGGCGCGGACGAAGACGGTGCCGCGGTCTTCGCAGACGACTCCGATCCGCACGGCATGTCGCCGTTGTTCCGCAGCTTCATCGCCGGAATCCTTGCGACCCTGCGCGAGCTCACGCTGTTCTATGCGCCGAACGTCAACTCCTACAAGCGGTTCGTCGACGGGAGTTTCGCGCCCACCGCGGTGGCATGGGGGTTCGACAACCGCACGTGCGCGTTGCGTGTGGTGGGACACGGCCACGCGATGCGCGTCGAATGCCGCGCCCCAGGGGGCGACGTCAACCAGTACCTCGCGGTGTCGGCACTGATCGCGGGAGGGCTCTACGGCATCCAGCGCGACCTCGAGCTGCCCGAGCCGATGACGGGGAACGCCTACACCAGTGGGGCCGAACGGCTGCCGACGACCCTGGCCGAGGCGGCCGATCTCTTCGCGAAGTCGGAGGTGGCGCGTGCGGCGTTCGGCGACGAGGTCGTCGAGCACTACCTCAACTACGCGCGGGTCGAGTTGGCGGCATTCAACGCGGCCGTGACGGACTGGGAGAGGGTGCGCGGTTTTGAGCGGCTCTGA
- a CDS encoding N-acetylglutaminylglutamine amidotransferase, producing the protein MCGATGEVRLDGRSPDIGAVSAMAETMAPRGPDAAGVWSQGRVALGHRRLKIIDLTEAGAQPMVDSELGLSICWNGCIYNYKQLRTELSGHGYRFFSHSDTEVLVKAYHHWGDRFVEHLKGMFAFAIAERDTGRVLLGRDRLGIKPLYLSETGNRIRFASSLPALLAGGDVDTRIDAVALHHYLTFHSVVPPPRTILRGVKKVPPASIIAIEPDGTQRTTVYWSPDFRRHADRTDWSERDWEDAVLQSLRESVERRLVADVPVGCLLSGGVDSSLIVGLLAEAGQHGLKTFSIGFESVNGVAGDEFKYSDIVADHFGTDHHQIRIDTARMLPALDGAIAAMSEPMVSHDCVAFYLLSQEVARHVKVVQSGQGADEVFAGYHWYPPMAEPGAASLDGAVGSYRSAFFDRDSAGVAALISDAYRADGDPSGAFVTDHFAAPGAETGVDRALRLDTTVMLVDDPVKRVDNMTMAWGLEGRVPFLDHELVELAATCPPELKTAHGGKGVLKQAARRVIPAAVIDRPKGYFPVPALTHLEGPYLNMVRDALYAPEAKERGLFRPEAVERLLADPNGRLTPLRGNELWQIGLLELWLQRHGIAGSAA; encoded by the coding sequence ATGTGTGGAGCCACCGGAGAGGTGCGTCTCGATGGCCGGTCACCAGATATTGGCGCGGTGTCGGCCATGGCGGAGACGATGGCGCCCAGGGGACCCGATGCGGCGGGCGTGTGGTCGCAGGGGCGGGTCGCGCTGGGCCACCGACGACTGAAAATCATCGACCTGACCGAAGCGGGCGCACAGCCGATGGTCGACTCCGAACTGGGGTTGTCGATCTGCTGGAACGGCTGCATCTACAACTACAAGCAACTGCGGACCGAGCTGTCCGGGCACGGGTACCGCTTCTTCTCCCACAGCGACACCGAGGTGCTGGTCAAGGCGTATCACCACTGGGGCGATCGCTTCGTGGAACACCTCAAGGGGATGTTCGCGTTCGCGATCGCCGAACGTGACACCGGCCGCGTGCTGCTGGGCCGCGACCGGCTCGGGATCAAACCGCTGTACCTGAGCGAGACGGGCAACCGCATCCGGTTCGCCTCGTCGCTGCCCGCACTGCTGGCCGGCGGTGACGTCGACACCCGGATCGACGCCGTCGCGCTGCACCACTACCTGACGTTCCACTCGGTGGTCCCGCCGCCTCGGACGATCCTGCGCGGGGTCAAGAAGGTCCCGCCCGCGTCCATCATCGCGATCGAGCCCGATGGCACACAGCGCACCACCGTCTACTGGTCGCCGGATTTCAGGCGGCACGCCGACCGGACCGACTGGTCCGAACGGGACTGGGAAGACGCAGTGCTGCAGTCACTTCGGGAGTCGGTCGAACGGCGTCTGGTCGCCGACGTGCCGGTCGGGTGCCTGCTGTCCGGCGGCGTCGATTCGAGCCTGATCGTGGGCCTGCTCGCCGAGGCCGGTCAGCACGGCCTCAAGACCTTCTCGATCGGATTCGAATCCGTCAACGGCGTCGCCGGTGACGAGTTCAAATACTCCGACATCGTCGCCGACCACTTCGGCACCGACCACCATCAGATCCGGATCGACACAGCCCGCATGCTGCCCGCGCTGGACGGCGCGATCGCGGCGATGAGCGAGCCGATGGTCAGCCACGACTGCGTGGCCTTCTACCTGCTGAGCCAGGAGGTGGCACGCCACGTCAAGGTGGTGCAGTCCGGTCAGGGCGCCGACGAGGTGTTCGCGGGCTACCACTGGTATCCGCCGATGGCCGAACCGGGCGCGGCGTCGCTCGACGGTGCGGTGGGAAGCTACCGCAGTGCCTTCTTCGACCGCGACAGCGCGGGCGTTGCGGCTCTCATCAGCGACGCATACCGGGCCGACGGGGACCCCAGCGGCGCGTTCGTCACCGACCACTTCGCCGCGCCGGGCGCCGAGACCGGCGTGGACCGGGCGCTGCGCCTGGACACCACGGTGATGCTCGTCGACGACCCGGTCAAGCGCGTCGACAACATGACCATGGCGTGGGGTCTGGAAGGCCGCGTGCCGTTCCTCGACCATGAACTCGTCGAACTCGCGGCCACGTGCCCGCCCGAGCTGAAGACCGCACACGGCGGTAAGGGTGTGCTCAAACAGGCTGCGCGACGGGTGATCCCGGCCGCGGTGATCGACCGGCCAAAGGGTTATTTCCCAGTGCCCGCGCTGACCCACCTCGAAGGGCCGTACCTGAACATGGTGCGCGACGCGCTCTACGCACCGGAGGCCAAGGAACGCGGCCTGTTCCGGCCCGAAGCCGTGGAACGGCTGCTCGCCGATCCCAACGGCAGGCTGACCCCGCTGCGCGGCAACGAGTTGTGGCAGATCGGGCTGCTGGAGTTGTGGTTGCAACGTCACGGCATCGCCGGGAGTGCTGCATGA